The Picrophilus oshimae DSM 9789 genome includes a window with the following:
- the pyrB gene encoding aspartate carbamoyltransferase has translation MLKNNSVISINDLSDEDLNLIFNTADSMAGNLKNGSQIKTMSGRIMATLFFEPSTRTRLSFESAMQRLGGSVISMADSKSSSTAKGETLADTTRMVSSYSDIIVVRHPLEGAARLVQKFSSRPVINAGDGSGEHPTQTLVDLYTIKKSFGDINNLEISIIGDLRYGRTVHSLLLALSRYNVRINLVSPDLLRLPGHVMSRLKNIKINEYNDLNNVIESSDVFYVTRIQRERFTDKNDYNKVIGTYGITEKDTEKMKENAIIMHPLPRVDEISSSVDNTKNAKYFIQAANGIPVRMALISLILGD, from the coding sequence ATGTTAAAAAATAATAGTGTTATATCAATAAATGATTTGAGCGATGAGGATTTAAATCTAATCTTCAACACAGCTGATTCAATGGCCGGGAACCTTAAAAATGGAAGTCAAATAAAAACAATGTCAGGCAGGATTATGGCAACACTGTTTTTTGAGCCAAGTACAAGAACAAGACTGTCATTTGAAAGTGCGATGCAGCGGCTTGGAGGCTCTGTTATAAGCATGGCGGATTCAAAATCATCATCAACTGCAAAAGGTGAAACCCTTGCAGATACAACAAGAATGGTCTCATCATATTCTGATATAATTGTTGTCAGGCATCCGCTTGAGGGCGCCGCAAGGCTTGTTCAGAAGTTTTCATCAAGGCCTGTTATAAATGCCGGTGACGGTTCCGGGGAGCATCCAACCCAAACTCTTGTTGATCTTTATACAATTAAAAAGAGCTTTGGAGATATAAATAATCTTGAAATATCAATAATAGGAGATTTAAGATATGGCAGAACCGTTCACTCATTGCTCCTTGCACTTTCAAGGTACAATGTTAGGATAAATCTTGTATCGCCGGATCTTCTTAGATTGCCAGGACACGTTATGTCAAGGCTAAAAAATATAAAAATCAATGAGTACAATGACTTAAATAATGTTATAGAATCATCTGATGTTTTTTATGTAACAAGGATACAAAGGGAAAGATTTACAGATAAAAATGATTATAACAAGGTCATAGGAACATATGGAATTACTGAAAAAGACACGGAAAAAATGAAGGAAAATGCAATAATAATGCACCCGCTGCCAAGGGTTGACGAGATATCGAGTTCCGTGGATAATACAAAGAATGCAAAATATTTTATCCAGGCTGCAAATGGAATACCTGTAAGAATGGCATTAATATCATTAATACTGGGTGATTGA
- the pyrI gene encoding aspartate carbamoyltransferase regulatory subunit, with the protein MEKTLKISKIRDGTVIDHISAGKALEVLNILGSNNGSISIGIRVNSKKMGLKDVLKIENVFLEKEDLDRIALIAPEATISIVKNYEIIEKFNVDMPEKIYGIVKCSNQNCITNANEPVKTEFIVDSRSPVTLRCLYCNRSMSGDEIIKNLI; encoded by the coding sequence ATGGAAAAAACGTTAAAGATATCAAAGATAAGGGATGGAACCGTTATAGACCATATATCTGCAGGAAAGGCCCTTGAGGTTCTTAACATACTTGGCTCAAACAATGGATCAATAAGCATAGGTATAAGAGTAAACAGCAAAAAAATGGGTCTAAAGGACGTGCTTAAAATTGAAAACGTCTTCCTTGAAAAGGAGGATCTTGATAGAATTGCATTAATTGCACCAGAGGCAACAATAAGTATTGTAAAAAACTATGAGATCATTGAAAAATTCAATGTTGACATGCCAGAAAAGATCTACGGAATAGTAAAATGCTCAAATCAGAACTGCATAACAAATGCAAATGAGCCCGTAAAAACAGAATTCATTGTTGACAGCAGAAGCCCTGTAACATTAAGATGTCTTTACTGTAACAGATCCATGTCTGGCGACGAAATTATAAAGAATCTTATATAA
- a CDS encoding diphthine--ammonia ligase, producing MKAVALFSGGKDSFLSAMIAMEQGFDVKRAVTIIPEEYSMMFHYPNAEKSRYAASLLSIDVEYIYESKFEEYILKLNDVDALVSGAIASDYQKTRIERLCTMSGIISFAPLWRKNQIEIIREIISREIRAMIVSVSAEGLNINDLGMEINNNYLKRLLNLNERYRINIAGEGGEYETFVFGLGKNVLNIKNKNIIWKGSGGYLDFEII from the coding sequence ATGAAAGCTGTTGCCTTATTTTCAGGTGGAAAGGATTCATTTTTATCAGCCATGATTGCCATGGAGCAGGGCTTTGATGTTAAAAGGGCCGTTACAATAATACCTGAGGAGTATTCAATGATGTTCCATTACCCAAATGCCGAAAAATCCAGGTACGCGGCATCCCTTTTATCAATTGACGTTGAATATATATATGAATCAAAATTTGAGGAATATATATTAAAACTTAATGATGTTGATGCACTTGTGTCCGGTGCAATAGCCTCAGATTATCAAAAAACCAGGATAGAAAGGCTTTGCACAATGTCCGGTATAATATCCTTTGCACCGCTGTGGCGGAAAAACCAGATAGAGATCATCAGGGAGATCATATCAAGAGAGATAAGGGCAATGATAGTATCTGTTTCTGCCGAGGGTTTAAATATTAATGACCTCGGCATGGAGATAAACAATAATTATTTAAAAAGGCTCTTAAATTTGAATGAAAGGTATAGAATAAACATAGCCGGCGAGGGCGGGGAATATGAAACCTTTGTATTTGGCCTTGGTAAAAATGTATTGAATATAAAAAATAAGAATATTATATGGAAGGGCTCCGGAGGATATCTTGACTTTGAAATTATATAA
- a CDS encoding glycosyltransferase family 2 protein has product MFHLYYFYIILAFIALVSFFYYILNSYYARVYNDDDNKIKGNIKDVTAVIPVYNENPEIFESVIKSLINQCGSLIVVGDSSYEPYRSITEKFNGRFIYLKKHSGKRLALVEGIKNVKTRYVLFVDSDTLVPEKATLSMLSKFKRNVGGVGVNINIKNDGSGIAYASEFIERVREVIFRAMSYHGSILVADGRCAMYLTEAVRPLLLSNDFMNKKILGKKTMLGDDIQITSYLIKSGYKVVKDYNVTVQTEPQRDFKRFFRQQIRWSRNGWYYFFKNISNGTARRAGWFYSFDLLYMYIIPIAGLILVSLRLIFYLFVFRHLDYDAYYMMRFIMHDIIPIARHHFINEFYYIHILTSAVTDIFGTVGEGFFILTVMGRIPKKRLRTLAYGALGLLIMFIANIYGLFTFWRQGSWLTR; this is encoded by the coding sequence ATGTTTCATCTCTATTACTTTTATATTATACTTGCGTTCATTGCCTTAGTCTCATTTTTCTATTACATATTAAATTCATACTATGCCAGGGTTTACAATGATGATGATAACAAAATAAAAGGTAATATAAAGGATGTTACTGCCGTAATACCTGTTTATAATGAAAATCCAGAAATTTTTGAATCTGTAATAAAATCTCTTATAAACCAGTGCGGCTCACTTATAGTTGTTGGCGATTCATCATATGAACCATACAGGTCAATAACGGAAAAATTTAATGGCAGATTCATATATTTAAAAAAGCATTCAGGCAAGAGGCTGGCACTGGTTGAGGGCATTAAAAACGTAAAAACAAGGTACGTTCTTTTTGTGGACAGCGATACTTTAGTTCCAGAAAAAGCAACATTGAGCATGCTTTCAAAATTTAAGAGGAATGTCGGCGGTGTTGGTGTAAACATAAATATAAAAAATGACGGTTCAGGTATAGCATATGCATCCGAGTTCATAGAGCGGGTTCGTGAGGTAATCTTCAGGGCGATGTCCTATCATGGCAGCATACTTGTTGCAGATGGCCGCTGTGCAATGTACCTAACAGAGGCTGTAAGGCCATTGCTTTTATCCAATGATTTTATGAACAAGAAGATCCTTGGGAAAAAAACCATGCTTGGTGATGATATCCAGATAACAAGTTATTTAATAAAGTCGGGTTATAAGGTTGTAAAGGACTACAATGTCACGGTACAGACAGAGCCTCAGAGGGACTTCAAAAGATTCTTCAGGCAGCAGATACGCTGGTCCAGGAATGGATGGTACTACTTCTTTAAAAATATATCAAACGGGACTGCAAGGAGGGCTGGCTGGTTCTACAGTTTTGATCTTTTATACATGTATATAATACCAATAGCAGGATTAATTCTTGTATCCTTAAGACTTATATTTTACCTCTTTGTTTTCAGGCATCTTGATTATGATGCCTATTACATGATGCGTTTTATAATGCATGACATAATACCAATAGCTAGGCATCACTTTATTAACGAGTTTTATTACATACACATCCTAACAAGCGCTGTAACAGATATATTTGGCACCGTTGGGGAGGGTTTTTTCATCTTAACTGTTATGGGCAGGATTCCAAAGAAGAGGCTTAGAACCCTGGCATATGGTGCGCTCGGCCTTCTTATAATGTTTATCGCCAACATATATGGTCTGTTTACATTCTGGAGGCAGGGGTCCTGGCTGACAAGATAA
- a CDS encoding winged helix-turn-helix domain-containing protein/riboflavin kinase, with protein MENIYIALKTIKKMAGEKNTVFISSKELANEMNVSQQTASRIIISLDRLGYITRTLENRKQKITINDSGLDVLYREYNEISSILRFSQELKLVGAVQNGLGEGKYYISKKGYKDQFIAKLGIDPYPGTLNIKILNEYENNLRRIKNSDGIYITGFKDQQRTFGGVFCHAARIDGIRCFIIFPERSVYRDTFEVISEKYLRKELNLENGEIIEVLASIDGKL; from the coding sequence ATGGAAAATATATATATTGCATTAAAAACGATAAAAAAGATGGCCGGGGAAAAAAACACGGTTTTTATATCATCAAAGGAACTTGCAAATGAAATGAATGTAAGCCAGCAAACAGCATCAAGAATTATTATATCACTTGACAGGCTTGGATACATAACCAGAACCCTTGAGAACAGGAAGCAGAAGATAACAATAAACGATTCTGGCCTTGACGTTCTATACCGTGAGTACAATGAGATATCAAGCATATTAAGGTTCAGCCAGGAGCTTAAGCTCGTTGGTGCCGTTCAGAATGGTCTCGGTGAGGGGAAATACTACATATCAAAAAAGGGTTATAAAGACCAGTTTATAGCGAAGCTTGGCATAGACCCGTATCCAGGAACATTAAATATTAAGATATTAAATGAATACGAGAACAATCTAAGAAGGATAAAGAATTCAGACGGCATTTATATAACAGGGTTTAAGGATCAGCAGAGGACATTTGGCGGTGTTTTTTGCCATGCTGCCAGAATAGACGGCATAAGATGTTTTATAATATTCCCGGAGAGAAGTGTATACAGAGATACATTCGAAGTTATATCTGAGAAATATTTAAGGAAGGAGCTTAACCTTGAGAATGGAGAAATTATAGAGGTCCTTGCAAGCATAGATGGAAAATTATAA
- a CDS encoding type II toxin-antitoxin system VapC family toxin, whose product MNENLIIDTNALIYSIKNKIDIREKLLYLPYTFNIYVPECVISELRGLSRSHWYAKAALQLGLKFNLLRSQGRGDDCILEMAMKINAFVLTNDRGLISRLRDHGIKILIISGEKRIHFYK is encoded by the coding sequence ATGAATGAAAATCTGATAATAGATACAAATGCATTAATATATTCAATAAAAAACAAGATAGATATAAGGGAGAAGCTGCTGTATTTACCATACACATTTAATATATACGTTCCAGAGTGCGTTATATCAGAGCTGCGTGGCCTCTCAAGATCCCATTGGTACGCAAAGGCAGCATTGCAGCTTGGACTTAAATTTAATTTATTAAGATCCCAGGGCCGTGGCGATGACTGCATACTTGAAATGGCAATGAAAATTAATGCATTTGTTTTAACAAATGATCGTGGTTTAATATCAAGACTAAGGGATCATGGTATAAAGATACTAATAATATCAGGAGAGAAAAGAATACATTTCTACAAATAA
- a CDS encoding translation initiation factor IF-2 subunit beta produces MNFDYNKLLERASGVLSSKTKNESRLKIPEPDVIYEGKSTIIRNFIDITEMMNRDPEDVIKYLTKEFGIGAVLSGQRLIINRKVSEDEIQSKMNEYMATYVICYECKSPDTEIQKIGRTYLLVCKACGAQHPIRSNREIIENSNGIEIGKEYTVTIESTGSAGEGIARYQGYTIYVPKAKKDERVKIIIRKIKRNVAIAELADKK; encoded by the coding sequence ATGAACTTCGATTATAATAAGTTACTTGAAAGGGCATCCGGTGTTCTATCCTCAAAGACAAAAAATGAGAGCAGGCTTAAGATTCCGGAGCCGGATGTTATATACGAGGGGAAATCAACAATAATAAGGAATTTTATAGACATAACAGAAATGATGAATAGAGACCCCGAGGATGTAATAAAATATTTAACAAAGGAATTTGGTATAGGCGCAGTACTTTCAGGTCAGAGATTGATAATAAATAGAAAGGTTTCAGAGGATGAAATACAATCAAAGATGAATGAGTACATGGCAACATATGTAATCTGCTATGAATGCAAATCACCGGATACTGAGATACAAAAAATAGGCAGGACATATCTTTTGGTTTGCAAGGCATGTGGTGCACAGCATCCAATAAGATCGAATCGTGAGATTATTGAGAACAGCAATGGCATAGAGATAGGTAAAGAATACACTGTTACAATAGAATCAACTGGAAGCGCCGGTGAGGGTATTGCAAGGTATCAGGGATACACAATATACGTTCCAAAGGCAAAAAAGGATGAGAGGGTAAAGATAATAATAAGAAAGATAAAAAGAAATGTTGCCATAGCAGAACTGGCAGATAAAAAATGA
- a CDS encoding ribbon-helix-helix domain-containing protein, with product MVEKTTKITLRISEEELNEIDDFLERNPQYGSRSEFLRHSALNFINSQRVFLVNDDNAIHIAKRFENFFKMAVDNGYFTSIESAVNEVIENAMREELLLKMINAKKGGLKSLEKALKDDMEVDREYDKYKF from the coding sequence ATGGTGGAAAAAACAACCAAGATAACTTTAAGAATTTCCGAGGAAGAATTAAATGAAATAGATGATTTTCTGGAAAGAAATCCTCAGTATGGTAGCAGATCTGAATTTCTAAGGCATAGTGCACTTAATTTTATAAATTCTCAAAGGGTATTCCTTGTAAATGATGATAATGCAATACACATAGCAAAACGCTTTGAAAATTTCTTTAAAATGGCCGTTGACAATGGTTATTTCACAAGCATAGAATCCGCAGTAAATGAGGTAATTGAAAATGCAATGAGAGAAGAGCTTCTATTAAAGATGATAAATGCAAAGAAGGGCGGTTTAAAGAGCCTTGAAAAGGCATTAAAGGATGATATGGAGGTAGACAGGGAATATGATAAATACAAATTTTAA
- a CDS encoding MFS transporter — protein MKDYLHATFASTFAWAGNIYDLIIITYIYSELERFFHIGIFEVSLLFSIGLIGRFFGGLIFGRYINYIGNKNGMIIGTLGYSIASAGMAFSINVPMLFAFRTVQGIFMGGEWTTGTVLSYNYAPKNVSGAIVGFVQSGYGLGYALTGASYIVFLSVISYDWRLFLLTGLIPIAIAPYAFLKIPKENLKSYKKLNIKLGTYKIAILKSSIMMSGLFGAYFSIFSFYPTIAPEIGISGAIIGIVIIASNVIVSIAFITFGRLSDIASKKLLVIAGSASAMISSFFAIPAFGVIHMYSIPGIFVFSFSVGILTVIPLIIMERVADQAKSFVSGISYNLGALVGGVISVVVSLIVQIVPSISILYVINWVDVICLLAVIGTALTIKSMERSYTLNKLNNIRNQN, from the coding sequence ATGAAAGATTACCTTCACGCAACCTTTGCATCAACATTTGCATGGGCTGGAAATATATACGATCTTATAATAATAACATATATTTATTCAGAGCTGGAGAGATTCTTTCACATAGGCATCTTTGAGGTATCGCTTTTATTTTCCATTGGCTTAATAGGCAGATTCTTTGGTGGGCTCATCTTTGGCAGGTATATAAATTATATTGGCAATAAAAACGGTATGATCATTGGCACTCTTGGTTATAGCATCGCATCCGCGGGCATGGCCTTTTCAATTAATGTCCCGATGCTCTTTGCATTTAGAACAGTACAGGGCATCTTCATGGGCGGTGAATGGACAACAGGCACGGTATTAAGTTATAACTATGCGCCAAAGAACGTCAGCGGTGCGATAGTTGGTTTTGTGCAGAGCGGTTATGGCCTTGGTTATGCTTTAACAGGCGCCTCATACATCGTTTTTCTATCAGTGATCTCATATGACTGGCGTCTTTTCCTTTTAACCGGGCTTATACCAATTGCAATAGCGCCATATGCATTTTTGAAGATACCAAAGGAAAATCTAAAAAGTTATAAAAAATTAAATATAAAATTAGGCACATACAAAATTGCAATACTAAAATCATCAATAATGATGTCAGGCCTCTTTGGTGCATATTTTTCGATCTTTTCATTCTATCCAACAATTGCCCCGGAGATCGGAATTTCAGGTGCAATAATAGGTATTGTAATAATAGCATCCAACGTGATCGTCTCAATAGCATTCATCACATTTGGCAGGCTTTCTGATATTGCGAGCAAAAAGCTGCTTGTAATAGCAGGTTCTGCATCCGCAATGATCTCATCGTTCTTTGCCATTCCGGCATTCGGTGTAATTCATATGTATTCAATACCTGGAATCTTTGTATTCTCATTCTCCGTTGGCATACTTACGGTGATACCACTGATAATAATGGAAAGGGTGGCAGACCAGGCAAAGAGCTTCGTTTCAGGGATATCATACAACCTTGGTGCACTTGTTGGCGGTGTTATCTCTGTTGTTGTCAGTCTTATAGTACAGATCGTGCCATCCATAAGTATACTTTATGTAATCAACTGGGTGGATGTTATATGCCTTTTGGCTGTTATAGGTACGGCATTGACCATAAAGAGTATGGAAAGGTCATATACATTAAACAAGCTAAATAATATAAGAAATCAAAACTAA
- a CDS encoding MazG-like family protein, with the protein MDLKDLQNIVSKFIDDRDWRKFQTVRDIAMSASVESNELLELFLWDRNHDNEILNDKKLLKMVMNETSDVLFACLSMADHLNFDLERAFLEKMDELNKRYDINNVKGKNVKIPSPEHLNQEDR; encoded by the coding sequence ATGGACTTAAAAGATTTACAAAACATTGTATCAAAATTTATAGATGACAGGGACTGGAGAAAATTTCAAACTGTAAGGGATATTGCCATGAGTGCATCCGTTGAGTCAAATGAGCTTCTGGAACTATTTTTATGGGACAGGAACCATGACAATGAAATTTTAAATGATAAAAAATTACTTAAAATGGTCATGAACGAAACGTCAGATGTACTCTTTGCATGTCTATCCATGGCAGATCACCTAAATTTTGATCTTGAAAGGGCATTTCTGGAAAAAATGGACGAATTAAATAAAAGGTATGATATCAATAATGTAAAGGGTAAAAATGTAAAGATACCATCACCGGAGCATCTTAATCAAGAAGACCGTTGA
- a CDS encoding ABC transporter ATP-binding protein — translation MNNYSIRRVLRDLMIYKKRLYLVSMAIIGSSIVAMIGPYIIGLAVDAITHRDLSLILDFGIIYIIIYIINYAFERLRTYNMTYISQGFIMNLRNREFERLQYVPLGYYTYRKAGEIISRITNDGEAMSDFLTFQMPQVLAGVIGIIFSMAIMLYLDWNLALYSFIVIPLLLITVFSISGKIRNYYNETRIKIARLTGFASESINGISSIKEFGSEQRFIDEFSVKNYENYLANIRANRLGSIFSSLVDIIQALGIIIVIGVGATQVINHTIQIGLLVSFIVYVQSFFNPLAQLSQFYNSYQSSKVAIKRIYSIIDEEQDDNKYKYKIEDFGSEIKFENVSFSYGSKLALKNINFSLKRGEKLAIIGKTGAGKSTLINLLLRFYRPESGEIKIDNININDVDIYSYRSLFGVILQEPLLFNGSIMDNIKFNGNYTDDDVINLIKRFNLEGIFSEKDLYENVGENGHGLSQGQRQAVSILRAMIRNPEIVIMDEATSQLDPETEEIIQNAIRSVNKTFIVIAHHLSTILDSDQAILLENGEIKSTGTPEHVLKINGLLD, via the coding sequence ATGAATAATTACAGCATAAGGCGTGTTTTAAGAGATTTAATGATATATAAAAAAAGATTGTACCTAGTCTCAATGGCAATAATAGGTTCCTCGATAGTTGCCATGATAGGGCCTTACATAATAGGCCTTGCCGTTGATGCAATAACGCATCGTGATCTTTCACTTATACTGGATTTTGGTATTATTTATATAATAATATATATCATAAACTATGCCTTTGAGAGATTAAGGACCTACAACATGACATATATATCACAGGGATTTATAATGAATCTAAGGAACAGAGAATTTGAGCGGCTGCAGTATGTACCGCTTGGATATTATACATACAGAAAGGCCGGCGAGATCATAAGCAGGATAACCAATGATGGGGAGGCAATGAGCGATTTTCTTACATTCCAGATGCCACAGGTGCTTGCCGGCGTAATAGGCATAATATTTTCGATGGCGATCATGCTTTATCTTGACTGGAATCTTGCGCTTTATTCATTTATTGTTATACCGCTTTTACTTATAACCGTATTTTCCATAAGCGGAAAAATAAGAAATTATTACAATGAAACCAGGATTAAAATAGCGAGACTTACAGGTTTCGCAAGCGAATCAATAAATGGCATATCATCAATAAAGGAATTCGGCAGTGAGCAGCGCTTTATCGATGAGTTCTCGGTAAAGAACTATGAGAACTACCTTGCGAATATAAGGGCAAACAGGCTTGGATCCATCTTCTCATCGCTTGTTGATATTATCCAGGCTCTTGGCATAATTATAGTTATAGGTGTTGGCGCAACACAGGTGATAAATCATACAATTCAAATAGGTCTTCTTGTGTCATTTATTGTTTATGTTCAGTCCTTTTTTAATCCTCTGGCACAGCTATCACAGTTTTATAATTCTTACCAGTCTTCAAAGGTTGCAATTAAAAGGATATATTCAATTATAGACGAGGAGCAGGATGATAATAAATATAAATACAAAATTGAAGATTTTGGCAGTGAGATAAAATTTGAAAACGTCTCATTTTCCTATGGATCAAAACTGGCCTTAAAGAATATAAATTTTTCATTAAAAAGGGGTGAAAAGCTTGCAATAATAGGCAAAACCGGTGCTGGAAAATCAACGCTTATCAACCTGCTTTTAAGGTTTTACAGGCCCGAATCTGGGGAGATAAAAATAGATAATATTAATATAAACGACGTTGACATCTACAGCTACAGATCGCTTTTTGGTGTTATTTTACAGGAACCATTGCTTTTCAATGGATCGATAATGGACAACATAAAATTTAATGGTAATTACACCGATGATGATGTAATAAATTTAATAAAAAGATTCAATCTTGAGGGCATCTTTTCAGAAAAGGATCTCTATGAAAACGTGGGCGAGAACGGCCACGGGCTTTCGCAGGGCCAGAGGCAGGCCGTATCAATACTAAGGGCAATGATAAGGAATCCTGAAATCGTAATTATGGACGAGGCAACATCACAGCTTGATCCGGAAACAGAGGAAATAATACAGAATGCAATAAGATCTGTAAACAAGACTTTTATTGTAATAGCACATCATCTTTCAACAATACTTGATTCAGATCAGGCAATACTTCTTGAAAATGGCGAGATAAAAAGTACCGGCACACCGGAACATGTATTAAAAATCAACGGTCTTCTTGATTAA
- a CDS encoding ABC transporter ATP-binding protein has protein sequence MVLISGILSSYLTILVPVFIGDAIDSVPRYYKIFDYIILILIVSLLSSLFGFILEYYSSKTGNIFARRIRDMSFKRVLSNSYDKLENQDSGDLLSRITMDVDASRRFVTISISNLFSTTILLFIALYELTRIYYLFSIIFLIVMVPTIYLTFKMQRMQRGYWRSLRKKYGNMNSKIGENISGMRVVRSFNAEDFEIKSFKDKTQDYFSDYVGIAAVRSFYTPLLAAIISISIGFIIITSGISSAAGIPIGSIVAAINIFTLVLRPVRFYGRYISFYENGMASLERLSEIDYNNENYSKKEPTGYDIIIENLSFFRNNKKIINNISLNIHENEHIALTGGTASGKTTFLNLISGLYKNYDGSIRLGGIEIRDISPGLLRKIIGIIPQNPFIFSGSIFYNIDFGRGYSLSQVINAARLAKIDDFIETLPDKYNTVIGEHGINLSGGQRQRIALARALIGDPKILVMDDFTSSLDIVTEEELINDIRPLLDGKTLVISGYKKKTLELADDVYYMSNGALLPVESGVNE, from the coding sequence ATGGTTTTAATCTCTGGCATATTATCATCGTATCTAACAATACTTGTACCTGTCTTTATAGGTGACGCAATAGACAGTGTTCCAAGGTATTATAAAATATTTGATTATATAATATTAATATTAATTGTGTCTTTATTATCATCTTTATTTGGCTTTATACTTGAATACTATTCAAGCAAGACCGGAAACATATTTGCCAGGAGAATAAGAGACATGTCTTTTAAAAGGGTTCTTTCAAACAGCTATGATAAACTGGAAAATCAGGATTCCGGTGATTTACTATCAAGGATTACCATGGATGTGGATGCATCGAGGCGTTTTGTAACCATAAGCATATCAAATCTTTTTAGCACAACTATCCTTCTTTTCATAGCATTATATGAGCTGACAAGAATATATTATTTGTTCTCAATAATCTTTTTAATTGTAATGGTACCAACGATATATCTAACATTTAAAATGCAGAGGATGCAGCGCGGCTACTGGCGTTCATTAAGAAAAAAGTATGGCAATATGAACAGCAAGATCGGTGAAAATATATCAGGCATGCGTGTTGTGAGATCATTCAATGCAGAGGATTTTGAGATTAAAAGTTTTAAGGATAAAACCCAGGACTATTTTTCAGATTATGTTGGCATAGCCGCTGTTAGATCATTTTATACACCACTTCTGGCCGCAATAATAAGCATATCAATAGGATTTATAATAATTACCAGTGGCATATCATCTGCCGCAGGAATACCAATAGGTTCGATAGTTGCGGCAATAAACATATTCACACTTGTACTGCGGCCTGTAAGATTTTACGGCAGGTACATATCATTCTATGAGAATGGCATGGCCAGCCTGGAGAGGCTTTCAGAGATTGATTATAACAATGAAAACTATTCAAAAAAGGAGCCCACCGGCTATGATATAATAATAGAGAACTTGTCATTTTTTAGAAATAATAAAAAGATAATTAATAATATATCATTAAACATCCATGAGAATGAGCATATCGCATTGACAGGAGGAACAGCCTCCGGGAAAACAACGTTTTTAAACCTTATATCCGGGCTTTATAAAAACTATGATGGAAGCATAAGGCTTGGCGGTATTGAGATAAGAGACATAAGTCCGGGATTATTAAGAAAGATTATAGGTATAATACCACAAAATCCATTTATATTCTCCGGATCGATATTTTATAATATAGATTTTGGCCGCGGTTATTCATTATCACAGGTCATTAATGCGGCAAGGCTGGCGAAGATAGATGATTTTATAGAAACCCTGCCTGATAAATACAACACGGTAATAGGTGAGCATGGAATAAATCTTTCAGGTGGACAGAGGCAGCGCATAGCACTTGCAAGGGCATTAATTGGAGATCCAAAAATACTTGTAATGGATGATTTTACCTCAAGCCTTGATATTGTTACAGAGGAAGAATTAATAAACGATATAAGACCGCTGCTTGACGGTAAAACCCTTGTTATTTCAGGATACAAGAAGAAAACCCTTGAGCTTGCAGATGATGTTTATTACATGTCAAATGGCGCACTTCTACCCGTTGAGAGTGGTGTAAATGAATAA